The DNA region TTATGCAATAAAAGAATGGAAAATCACTCCATtctaaataaaaggaaaaagatcAGGGAAAAAAATTGAAGTTTCTATTCATTCTATTCAAGTTATATAAACTAGAAATACTTTACTAGAATAAAACAAGACCCtcaaaatagtttttaagtaTTTTACTTAGTACCTGTTGACAAACTATGTTCTTCTTCATGGTTTCGGACTCAGGTCATTTTTTTGATTTCCACCACAGAATTGTAAAACACCTGCCAGTAATACCACTCAGTTCATAAagagtttattgtgtttttacaatATACAAGTAATCTGTTTATTGCGCATGCTAGTCAGTACAGTGCTACACATGCCATTAACAGTTTTGTAAGACCAACATTAACAACAAGCGGTTGGAGCACCTGCTGGATTCCCAGCAGAGGTGCCGTTCACTTCCTGAACTGAGCGATGGGCGGGGGGATCTTGACGTCCTGCCCCCTCTCCAGCCTCTTCTCACATTCAATCAGGTAGTTTACACCATCAATCACTAACTGGGTCAGCTCCACCTGTGAACGCATGGAAACTACTGTTAGAAATCAAGTTGTTGCGCAGCTTCAGGACATATTTACATTATTATCCATGTAAATGATCGACTATGGTGCTGATGATGACCAAATACAATGTATCAACCTGcaggatttatttaattatatgaGAACTTCTTATGCTCCTTTGTGGTTCCCATTTTGTGAAGTTGTTGTTCCGACTTTGATGTGTTTTGAAATCGtaatgtggtaaaaaaaacattgaggctttaaaatgtgttttcaaagtttaAACAACATAACGACAGCTCTTTCCAATATTTGCGTGATTACACAGagcaaatcatttaaaaacgTACTCATATTAAgtataaaaacatctgtattaaCTATAAAGTGTATCCTGTCAGGTGCTTGTGAGATggacatgtagtttgagtgacaACAGTTCGCATTAGAAGCTGCTTTCTCCAATCTAATTGTAAAATTATGTGATGATCTCAGCGACTCTGTACCGAATACTTTGTGCGTTGTTGTTCCGACTCTAGGAGGCGttttacatgaacacacatttcTACATGAACGTCTAATTCTTCCACCCCATCGCGGATTTTGTCACACACATGCCGGATGGGAAATTTTGTCAGCTTGTAATGAGCATCGAAAGTTAATTCCCAGTGTGCAGTCAGTCGGGAAACAAGGAAAGAAAGGAACATAATTAAATTTCACTCACATTGCATTTTGTTTCCTTGACCTTTAAAGTTAAGTTCAATAGTAGTAAAGTGAGAATAAATCCACTTTTTGAACTCTCTTCACCACATAGAAGTTGAGAACTAGTGACGTGTGTTTGCGTTTAacctcttttattttgataatgtgGGTTGAGTTCTATTTGAATACATGACGCCCATGTGATCACCCATGTCCCATCCCACACCAGCTGCCATCTGATTGGCTTTAACTACCTTATAAATGCCTGGAGAGCTCATCCTATAGGAAGGTGGCAAGTTCAATTACCACAGGTACGCTTTGGTTCCCTGAGTTTAGTCTTTCAGGCTCCTGGGGCCTCGCGTCTGACTGGAAGACACGCCCATCTTCAGTCCTGACCTTCACAAGCTATTACCTTTCATAATATTTCATTGATAGTGGGTATTGGTAGCCACCAAGTCTGTGTGGAAGTGATGCATGAAGGGCTCAGACCAGGAGTCAGGAGACTTTTGACCTCAAGTGGCAGATCCTTGACTGGATTAGAGATTAGGGAGCAGCAGGGTAGACGGATATTCCCAGCCCACGCCGGCTGTgatgtctcttctcctctctcgctGCTCATTTCCACTTTTACTTATGACAGCGGCCCTCCTCCTCAGGTGTTTACCTCTGACTTTCCCAGACGGTCGAGGTTAGAGATGTCGACGGTGTCTCCGGTCGCAGCCGAGTCGACACCTCCGGTGCCTCTCTTCTGTAGCCTCAGGTTGTCCAGGATCTTTTTGAAGCGAGGGTCCTGGATCGTAAACATCACACACCATCAATTATTTTCACAAAGAAGAACTACAGCAGGGAAGTAATCTGTCTTCCTGTTATGTGCAGTTGCAGTtggcagtttgtgtgtgtgttggaataCCCTGCTGAGGAGAGGCAGGCGGATATGAACACCAGCCCTGAGCCCGGTGCCGAGGTTAGAGGGGCAGGTGAGGATGTAGCCCAGACGCTCATTCCACATGAACTCCCAACCTCTCTCCTGAATCAGATGCTCCACCTACAAGTGACAGAAGCAGACCAACACATGTACAATATAGAAGAGAGCATGAAAACCTTAAAAACTTGATTACCTCCTCCAAGAAAGTTAGCTTTTCACCtctgttttcacatttgtttgttggtttgtttgtttgtgaacaggattacacacaaaTTACCTGACGGATTGCCACAAAAATTGGCGAAAGGATGCAGGAGGGGTCATGGAAGTTTCCATTATATTCTGTTGTGGATTTGGATCAGAGGGCGGATCCAGGAGTTGTTAAATACATTGTGAGATagttgcagcttgattgaattgaaggcGGCTATTGGGCGTTGAACTCTGctgagtgccattccagtttgtctttgttttaatcATTCTATATATTTGCTTTTAGGGCTTTGTTTTAATATATTCTTAGAGACGACAACTGCATGGATTTCATATTAGAAAATGAGGTTTGAGGTTTTGGACCTCAGGGGGACACgaagacacagagacatgcTGACCTGTTTCAAACCTCTGCAGAACCTCTCAAACACTCTCTTCATGTTCCCTCCCTTCTCCATGGATATGACCCGGGTGTGGTCCTCCTCATTGATCCAGATCAGGAAGTTCTTCTCGTTGTTGTGCCTGACACAGAATGAGGATTTCATATCCACGTTAATTAGTTTACTGGTGCGGTGTGAAGAGAAGACAAGTTATGATTCAATCAGGTTCAGAGCCTCCAATGTCAGGGTGTGGGTTGTGGACGCACAGATTGGGGGGGTGCGGTCCAAAGAACAATACTTTTTGGAGTTTTTGGACTTCAAGGAAGAAAAATGGATTGAGAAAGGATTTTGAATTTGTTGTggcaacagaaaaacagaaaaacagtttGAAGAACATGGTTTTAATCTGGTTCTAGAGGAGCTGCAAGTGCAAAGTCTGGGATTCTTGCAGCTATATATTAAGCACTACAGGAAAATTGCTTTTCCGTGTATATTAGAGTGAATGAAAAAATGCTTGTAATTCTAATACAAATTCTACTATACATCCACTTTTCTCATGTCATGTTGCAGTATTTTCAAGTATTTTATGCTAACTTTCCACTAGCAATCTGGTGaatatcatcaaataaaacGCTGCGGTAgtcttatttgtgtttctggtgATGACTCTGTTCATCAGTATTCCTCAGAGCACAAACCCACCACTGGTGACGGCTGTGAACAACAGCAAGAACAAACTTTGCAGCAACTAGAGTATCTAAAGGGTCTTCAAGCTAAAGTAATCTACAATATTTCTTTCTCCGACAGTCTTACCAGATCCCACGAGCATCGGGCCAATCTCTGGCCATCCCAGCTGACGTGAGCAGAGGTGACACAGGTttatcaaacaggaagtgctccTGATTGACCAGTGAAGGAACAGAGGAACCGGCGGGGAGGTATTAGGTCattcaaagaaaacacagaagccTTTTTCTCATAGTGTGTGTGATCGTGCACAAACCTCAATGAGCTGTTGCTGCTCCCTGTCAGACATTTCTCCCAGGCTGTAGTAGCGCCCGGACAGGTCTCCCTTCAGGCCGGACAGAGCGGTCACAGCCACACGCTCCACTTCACGGCGCTCGGAGCGAGAGCACGCGGGCGGGAGGCTCAGGCCACGGATGCTACGTCCAGTGCGGACACGAGATGACAGCACATAACGCTCATCAAACATTCCTGAGGTGATCTGAGAGGAAGAAAGTATCAGGTcaggagaggacacaaggaattaatggatggatgcaaAGGAGGCAAGAGAAATTTGGGTGTAACCTTGGAAGCATCCAGGTCAGTGGGGTGCTTCATTGTATGACAGTCATAGCCGTTGTGTCTGTCCTTGATAACAGGGTCGAAGAGCTCAGCAAACACCTGATCCAACAAAAAATCTGTTAGACATATGTAATTAGGAATAAATCAAATGCAAAAATTCACTGCAAACATGAACTCCAACCTCATAGCTCTCTTCATCTCCAGCCACCATGCCCACAGTCTTGATGAAGGGGTGTCCGGGGTTGTCGACCCCAGTCTGGATGCAATGGTCCAGGGTCCAGTTGTTGGGAGTGGTCTTGTCCCTCAGTCGTGCATAAATAGTCGGGGTCAGAGCTGCTGCCATGCAGTTGTTGTGCTTCCTCAGGTCAGGGAAATCAGCACTGCACAAAGTGATCAACACACTCAAACCTTGGttctattttacatttgtaaCTAATTGATCCACTGCCGGACGGatgatggaaacacacacacacacacacacacactcacacacacacacacacacacacacacacacacacacacacacacacacacacacacacacacacacacacacatacctgggTGGATagagcctcctcctctcagcagcagcagcagagctgtcACAGAGCAGGTATCCAGATGCCAGTGTGCCGGCTCCGATGCTGGCCAACAACACTGCCGTGCTCCGACCAGACATCATACGGGTGAAAGAGTTTGCCATGGTCACGTGATCTAAGTTTTCACCTGAAGAAAGGTCAGAGGGCAAAGATCACTTTCCTTCAAATTCAAATatgtgtgatttatttatcCCAAAAATGAAACATGACAAATCCAGGTTTGTCATAATTGGGTGTGATGTCATATTACAGAAATCTATCAATTTACACCTTTGAATGTGGCTATATCTCATGTAAATGTTCTGTAATTCAGTTTACTACTACAAAGTGCTTGTATTGCCACTGAGGTGCAATCTCATACAGCTGTAAATCTCGGGATATATGATGTGTTGTTTTGACTGAGCCTGAATATCACAAATTTACATTAAGATGATTAACCCACATGTTAACAGGTTCGTTCACAGACAGAACTTTTAATTGCATTAAGTTGGCAAACGCTTAAGTAACAGATACAACCGCAGCCTGTGTGATCAGATTATTCTAGAAGCAGACGGAAGCCGTGTCACCCAGGGAGAACCCAACGGCTCAGGTGATCATACGATTTGTGATTGGATGCCGAGAGAGGGACTGTCATATTAGTATATGTGTCTGATCGTGTCAATCAAATATCAGAACTGATACCCCTAACCCTATCAAAACTTTTAATTACAACCCTGAGCCAGGGAAAGTAGGAtcattatttttacttaatgCAGTTAAATCCACTctagcagcacaagaacactttcatACTGACACTGAGACAATCACTGTTTTCTGTACCATAGGGTCAGACCCAttcatgtatctgtaatatgttgtccctatgtttctgtgatttatgtatgtatgtcggtgaggtgtataagtgtataaatgtattagctactggatgacctaaatttcccacaggattaataaagtatccatctatctatctacctatctaaaTAGGATTGGCAGGTACGTGTGGAAGAATCTGCACCAGAAActattaataaatattataaaccccaaaatatgtataaactattaataaatattataaaccCCAAAATATGTATATCTTTGCAGAATATTACTCATGATACATTTTCTAatcatgtaacacacacacagtatcaatCAGAGCAGTTGGTGATAATAAGCTGAAGTCGCCAGATCAGAGCTGGCATCGACCCTGGACATAAACACATGATCCTGTCTGACATCCTTGGCCGGTCAGCCGAGCTCCCACAAGGAAGAAGGAGACAGAGCGTGGGCGGGAGGTGCGGAGGAGTCGAATGAATACAGGAGAAGATGAGAGGGAGCGAGTGGAATTTAGTGGAAACAGAGATCAAGAGAAGCTGTGGATTTAAGGGagatttattgaaaaaaatgcaAGGAGACAACCTGTGGATGAAGGCGTGAGGGTCAGTGTTTAACGGGTTACGGGTCAGATTAAggtcggaggggggggggggggagggcaaTTAACAAAGAGAGTGGAAAATGTAGGATTAGAGAGATTCCTACTAGAGACTAGAAGATTAAACGAAGTGGCACCTGCACCTTCTGACCTTAACTGAAATAGGGGAAGTTGTACTGCAAAGTATCATGAGTCACTGTAAATGGCTTCGGTTTAAACAGAGTTTTTATAATTGATGTTAAATGTGAGATGAGCAGTCGGGCGTGGGCGAGGGAGCCACTGCTGGAGCTTTGATGAAGCACAAAATGAAGAACGCTTGTGACAGGTGGCGGCTCCCTGTTAATATCAGGTAATGTTAAGGTTCCCTAATTATGCAGGTGGCAGTTGTGCAGGCAGCTTATATCtgtatctgaggagaaaataCCAAACGAAACACTCAGGGTTCTCATTTAAAGATTAAAGTCTCATGTTCTGTGACACAAAGCACGTGTGAAATGTTAAATCTCTCACAATTCAActgcaaataaatgtttctcatcTCAAGAGGGAAACTGATGCTTTCACCTTGATTATAAACATAAATGAGTGTTATATGACGGATTGTTTCATAGTCCATGTATCGGCTGATGCTCTGCCCGCCGAGACATGAAGGAGACACGGAGGGATGAGATGTTGGAGAGTCCATCACTCACCTGAGGATCAGTGGAGAAAGGAGGCCGAGAAGCTGTGGAGTGTTTGTCCTGCAGCT from Limanda limanda chromosome 5, fLimLim1.1, whole genome shotgun sequence includes:
- the LOC133001812 gene encoding creatine kinase U-type, mitochondrial-like; translation: MANSFTRMMSGRSTAVLLASIGAGTLASGYLLCDSSAAAAERRRLYPPSADFPDLRKHNNCMAAALTPTIYARLRDKTTPNNWTLDHCIQTGVDNPGHPFIKTVGMVAGDEESYEVFAELFDPVIKDRHNGYDCHTMKHPTDLDASKITSGMFDERYVLSSRVRTGRSIRGLSLPPACSRSERREVERVAVTALSGLKGDLSGRYYSLGEMSDREQQQLIEEHFLFDKPVSPLLTSAGMARDWPDARGIWHNNEKNFLIWINEEDHTRVISMEKGGNMKRVFERFCRGLKQVEHLIQERGWEFMWNERLGYILTCPSNLGTGLRAGVHIRLPLLSRDPRFKKILDNLRLQKRGTGGVDSAATGDTVDISNLDRLGKSEVELTQLVIDGVNYLIECEKRLERGQDVKIPPPIAQFRK